Below is a genomic region from Bacteroidota bacterium.
CATCATATAAATATTCAGCTTTATCTCCACCTGAAATATAATCGGCAAATAGCCTTATCTCGTCATGATTACGCCTGCCATTCCTGTCTTCACTACCATCGAAGGCAGGCGGGGTAGGATGAGCAACAAGCAGATGAATGATACCCCCGGGTATTTCAACAGGTATATCAACATGATTTTTAGACGACAGCCTGAAAATATTTTTTTCGGCATCTGAGTAGTAACTTGCTCCGGTGCCAGGGATGACAGGCCAGAGAGCTCCCGGCATGTCTTTCCATAGAAAATGCTGAAACGACCTGACACCCTCCTTATGAATGGGATATTTTGACAGTACCGCAAAAGCATACTGCCCCGGGAAACGGCCAAATCCAAAAGCATCTTCAGCCTCTCCCGTCCTGCCGTCATGATTAAGATCTTCACCACTTGGTAATCCTGTATTGGAAGGAATAACCATGAAATAATCATAATGTATCGGAAGCTGGCCATTTTGTCCTTTGCCAAGATAATTGTCCTGAAATAGCCGTAATGCCAATCCGGGGGAGTCGTAATCAAATTCAAACAGTGCGATGACATCCGGCTGCACGATCTGGACGATTTCGGCGATATTCTTTGCCTGAATATTATCAGGCCCGGTGAGATCGTTGATCAACCTCCCGGACGAATCGCAGTATAGAGACACATTAAATGTCGCAAAACGAATTACATTTCTGGGTTTGGCAAATGGCTTCTTCTCCATCCTGAATGAGATAAAAATAAAAGCACCAATAGCTAATGCAAGGGTAAAAAACCAAAAAAAACCGGCAGACTTCATTCCAATAATTAAAAGTGTTTCTAACATCAGATCTTCAGAACATATTGCAAGGCCATATTCATCGGAGGCTGAATATCGCCAGGTCTCCCCATATATTCCCTGTTAAACAAATTCTTAACAATGAATGCAAATTTAGACGATTTGGTGGCCTGAAATGACCATCTCAGGTCGAAGGTGATGAATCCCTGATCATGCTCCTGCCGGTATTCCTTGAAGCCCGGTAATAATTCCTGTCCAAGGATCTGTTCTTCAAACACCTTATCAATATTAATGATCTTACTGTTATATATTAAACTCAATCCAAATGAGAATTGCCTGTAATCCAGCTCCACATCTCCCTTTGCGGAATGATAAAAACGATACTTTAAGATGTTATTTTCCACCGTGTCAGCATTAAGATCAATAGGATTTGTATAGGTATAACCCAAAAAGAATGAAACAGGGATGCCAAGCAGGCTGCCCTGGCCTGTTAACAGAACATCAATGCCATTGATCCGTGCATTTCCGACATTAAGGGATTTGAATCCGATGTCCTTGAGGGTCGGGTAAGGCATCGAATCAGGTTTGTACACACCGAAAGTAAATTCCATCATATCCTCATATTGAGTCCAAAATCCGGCTATGTCAATATACCCATTCCAGTTGTTCAGCTTGATTCCCTGTTTAACACCTGCCTCAACACTCCAGCCTGTTTCGGATTTCAGGTCAGGATTAGGAAAAATATTGATCGCACCAAGACTTGTGGAGGCATATTTCTCTGCAATAGATGGGAACCTATATCCCTGACCAAATGAAGCCCGGATAAATGTATACTTTGCCACCTGGTAGCTAATACCGGTTCTCACCACAGGATTGGATTGAGCAGATGTATGGTCAAGCTTATAGGCTTCCCATCGCAAACCTCCTGAAACCGACAACTTACCGAATAATTTCCAGTCGAACTGGGTATATAATGCGACATTCGAACTATAATGATCACCATAGAGCTCGGCAATAGTCGCCGAATAGCTGCCTGTGGCACCAATAGTCCAGTTTAAAAGGTTTTTAAACTCTTTATGGTACTGATATTCCCCATAAAACTGATCGGACTGGCTATTTTTATCTTTCGTTGCTTCAGGATGAAGATTTGTCACCCGGTAATATCTGGTTCTCAAACAATGACGGTCACCCTGGAGGCCATAGTAAATGATAAATGGGTCCAGGTTCAATCTCACACCTTTTGTCGGTGTAACCAGATTGGCAGGTTGGCGTAAAGCCCCGGAATCGGCATTCTCCCATAGGAAAAAGTCGGAATTGTCCTGGTACATCATATTCGCGTTGATCCCATACGATAGTCCCTTTATTTTCTTGTCATTATATCTGAAATTGACATTGAGACGGGCTCTTTTAAAATATTCATCCAGACGGTACCCGGCATCACTGAAAGCATTAGCTCCTATCGCCAGATCCATATTTTTAATCTTCCTCAGGTGCGAAATGCTGGCATTAAAAACCATAGGCAGTGATTTCCACCACCATGCAAGTTCATCTCTCCTGGGTTTTAAATATACTCCTGAAGAAATATCAATCTTTGTTGACGGCTCGATGCCAGGCTGGGCTGTGCGGATATTGATCACACCATTTAAAGCAGATGAACCATAAAGACTGGAGGAAGCGCCTTTTAAAATTTCAACCTGTTCAATATTCTCCACAGGCAGGAAGTTCCATTTCACATCCCCGGCATCCGGACTCATGATAGGCAATTCATCAACAAGAAAAAGAACACGGCTGCCTGTTCCATAACTGTATCCGCTACCACCCCTTATGCTGGTTTGGCCATCCATTACATCCACGCCAGGCATCTGATTTATGACCGTCTCCATGTTGGTGGCATTGGTATGCTCGATGTATGTTGGTTTGATGATCTCCATGGATACGGTTATATCTGACAACTTCTGTTCAAATTTACCCGCCGAAACAACGGCGGTTTCCAGTTCAATTATCTCCTGTTCCAGCTGAATATTCAAGGTGATGCGCTCATCTGACTTCAAATAGAGATTTTTTTGCTGGGTTTTATAGCCGATATACTTAAAAAGAAGGGTATGTTTCCCAGGATCAAGTTCAACCTGGTAATCTCCTATTATTCCCGTTGAAATCCCAGCTGTGCTGTCGATGACCACGTTCACTCCAACAAGTGATTCATTAGTTCTGGAATCATTAATTCTCCCGGTAATAATGGCTTTCTGGCCGGATATCGTGCCTGTAAAAAAAATAAACAGAAGAAATGAAATGACCAGTGTACTTTTTATTGGGAATAATTTCATCATATCATCCAGACCGGGGTGGTTTTCTTAAGTGTAACATCCATATGATACCTGGCAAGGAAGCGGGCCGTCAGGTTTCTAGTGGGTTTTGATGAGGATTTTTGTAAGCTTCTTTTCTGCACCGGAAATGGAATAATAATACAATCCCGCGGGAAGACGGCCGCCGTTAAGGTCGATAAAGTTCTCACCCCTTATGGCTGGGAAAACCTGATGATACATGATCTGACCAAG
It encodes:
- a CDS encoding endonuclease/exonuclease/phosphatase family protein — translated: MLETLLIIGMKSAGFFWFFTLALAIGAFIFISFRMEKKPFAKPRNVIRFATFNVSLYCDSSGRLINDLTGPDNIQAKNIAEIVQIVQPDVIALFEFDYDSPGLALRLFQDNYLGKGQNGQLPIHYDYFMVIPSNTGLPSGEDLNHDGRTGEAEDAFGFGRFPGQYAFAVLSKYPIHKEGVRSFQHFLWKDMPGALWPVIPGTGASYYSDAEKNIFRLSSKNHVDIPVEIPGGIIHLLVAHPTPPAFDGSEDRNGRRNHDEIRLFADYISGGDKAEYLYDDQGNMGGLHNRCSFVIMGDMNADPVAGDSYDHAINQLLLHAKVNQQATTGRFVPSSLGSFENSLQNEGKDDEDKGNPWHDTSWWGLRIDYIIPSKDIKVSKSGVFWPSSSDSLYYLIKDKAASDHLMVWMDIKR
- a CDS encoding TonB-dependent receptor, which gives rise to MMKLFPIKSTLVISFLLFIFFTGTISGQKAIITGRINDSRTNESLVGVNVVIDSTAGISTGIIGDYQVELDPGKHTLLFKYIGYKTQQKNLYLKSDERITLNIQLEQEIIELETAVVSAGKFEQKLSDITVSMEIIKPTYIEHTNATNMETVINQMPGVDVMDGQTSIRGGSGYSYGTGSRVLFLVDELPIMSPDAGDVKWNFLPVENIEQVEILKGASSSLYGSSALNGVINIRTAQPGIEPSTKIDISSGVYLKPRRDELAWWWKSLPMVFNASISHLRKIKNMDLAIGANAFSDAGYRLDEYFKRARLNVNFRYNDKKIKGLSYGINANMMYQDNSDFFLWENADSGALRQPANLVTPTKGVRLNLDPFIIYYGLQGDRHCLRTRYYRVTNLHPEATKDKNSQSDQFYGEYQYHKEFKNLLNWTIGATGSYSATIAELYGDHYSSNVALYTQFDWKLFGKLSVSGGLRWEAYKLDHTSAQSNPVVRTGISYQVAKYTFIRASFGQGYRFPSIAEKYASTSLGAINIFPNPDLKSETGWSVEAGVKQGIKLNNWNGYIDIAGFWTQYEDMMEFTFGVYKPDSMPYPTLKDIGFKSLNVGNARINGIDVLLTGQGSLLGIPVSFFLGYTYTNPIDLNADTVENNILKYRFYHSAKGDVELDYRQFSFGLSLIYNSKIINIDKVFEEQILGQELLPGFKEYRQEHDQGFITFDLRWSFQATKSSKFAFIVKNLFNREYMGRPGDIQPPMNMALQYVLKI